TATGCAAATGTTTTGTAGAGCTTCTGCTCCTCATCATTCTCATTCAAAAGTTTAATCGCATTGTCTATGAATCTGTCGAAATCTCCGAGCATGAAAAGACTTTGAATGATGCCTTTGTACTGTGCAAGCCTTCCAATAGAGGCGCCGGCTATATATGATGCACGACCGTTTTTTGAATCAATCTTCAAAGCCATTTCGGCATAAGCTCTGGCTTTTTCATATGTCTTTTCTTTTTGCTTTTCGTCAACTCCCCAAAGGCCGTATTCAAGATACGCATCCGCAAGGATTGTCAGAAGTCTTGAATCTTTGTCGTATCCGGACGTACCTTCGATGGTCTTAATGACCGAAAGAATCTTTTCCCCATCTCTGTCTCTTCTTCCTTCGTAGAACAGCTTGTTCAACTGCTCAGAATCAGCGGCAAAAATCAGCGTAGAAACCAGTATCAAAAACGAAAAAAGTAAAAGAAAACGCTTTCTCATGTCCTACCCCTCCTTGGAAAGATTTGGTACAATTATTCTACCATAGATGTTATAATTTTCTTCCAGGATGAGTACTGTCAGAAATCAAAGGAGGTAAAACGATGGACAGTTCAAAAAACGGCAAGGATTTACGAATCCTGTTCCTCGGAACACCGGAATTTGCGGCGATTCATCTCGAATTCCTTTTAAAAAATGGGTACAACGTTGTCGCGGTCATATCCCAGGCTGACAAACCAAGAGGCAGGGGGCAGAAGCTACTTCCCACACCTGTTAAAGAAATTGCCCTGAAATACAACCTACCCGTATTCCAGCCGAAGAACTTAACAAAAGAAGGCATGGAGATAATCGAGCAGTTCAAACCGGACATCGGCATCGTCGTTGCTTACGGCAGGCTTTTGAAAAAGCCGTTTTTAGATGCTATACCATTTTACAACATCCACACCTCACTTCTTCCAAAATACCGTGGCGCAGCGCCTATGCAGAGGTGCTTGGAGAACGGGGAAAATGTGACTGGCGTTACGATATTCAAAATCTCAGAAGGCATGGACGACGGCGACATAGCGCTCCAAAGTGCTTTTGAAGTTGGGGAATGCGAAACCCTCGGAGAACTTTACGAAAAGATGACGATTTATGGGACAAAGCTTCTTGATGAGTTTTTGAAAAACTATCCTGTACCGCTAACGCCTCAAGACCACTCTCAGGCAACTTATGCATCGAAGATAGAAAAGGAAGATTTATACGTAGATTTCTCAAAGAGCGCAGAACAGGTGAGGAACAAAATCAGGTCATATGACCCGGTGCCTGGTGCGAAGGCAGTAATAAATGGTGTAGAAGTCAAATTGTACGGTGCGTGCGGGACAGAAAAAGATATAAAGACAGCAGAAATAGGGGAGATAATAAATATATCGAAAGAACTTGGTGGGTTGATAAAATGTGGAGAAAACGCCTTGTGGGTGAAATGCATTCAATTTCCAGGCAAGTCAAGAATCACGTTTGCTGATGCGAGAAATGGGGGTATGATTAAGGAAGGAATGTTGTTTCAAAGAACTGTGAAATTTGCTAAAGATGGCACGAGAGAGTAACTTTATGTTGGATTTTGGATGAAAATAACGTACGTTTAAAGATATATACCTTTATACTCTTGACTATGAAAAGAAAAATCTGGTATAATTTTTTGATGTAAATGTGACATGGGGGGCAATCCACATCTCACATAGAGGGGGGATTAAAGTGAAGAAGGCAGTATTTTTAACCACGTTCGTTGTGCTTTTGCTCATACTCACGCTCAGTGGGTGTGATACGGTAGCAAACCTTTTCAACAAGCCACCTGTTTGGAGTTCCATCCCGGATCAGATCGTCCTTAAGGGTCAGAGTGTTACAGTGGATCTGAAACAGTACGTCAGCGACCCTGATAACAACCTCGACCAAATCGTTTTGAAGACAACGGGTAAAGGTTCCATCTCGAACGGCGTTTATACGTGGACACCAACAGAAGTTGGTACATATGAGATTGAAGTTGAAGCTGTAGACAAGGCTGGAGCGAAGGCTTCAAAAGTATTTAAGGTTATTGTCCAACCATCAGGGCCTGTTTGGAGTTCCATCCCGGATCAGACCATTCTTAAGGGACAGACGGTTACAGTGGATTTGAAAGAGTACGTCAGCGATCCAGATAACAATATCGAACAAATAGTTTTAAAGACAACAGGAAAAGGTTCCATATCGAATGGTGTTTACACGTGGACGCCGACAGAAGCTGGGGAGTACGACATAGAAGTTGAGGCTATAGACGAAGCGGGTGACAAGGCTTCAATAGTCTTTAAAGTCATAGTTCAAGAGTCTGGAACACTTGTGGTGAACATTTCCCAATACAACTCCGGTCCAGTTGTAGAAGGTGCAAGAGTTGAAGTCAAAGACAGCGCAGGCAATCTCAGGGGCGTTGGATACAGTGACAGCAAAGGTATTGCCAGAGTGCTATTCAGGGCAGATGAAGAAAAGGAATATCTCAACGTATTTATATCAAAAGAAGGCCACGCCAGAACATCGATACTTGGAATGAGACTCTTAAGAGATCAGGAAGTCGAACTCACGACCACGCTTAGAAAAGCAACAGCAGCGCAAACAGCAACAGAGATTCCTATTGAGGTCGACGTTAAGCTTTACACAGACGCTACAAAAGCAGTTGAGATTGATCCAGCGACAGACATAACACTGAACAGCATTTACGTGAGTGTTGTTGCCACACCGGTTGAATTTGGTGGTGGAATAAATATTATCTACGCAAAAGTCGGCGGTGTTCCTGGAACAAGTTACTTTACAGCGCCAAGGTTGTATGTAGGGGTTTGGAACGAACTGGAAGGTTCATTGTCAGTATTAGAATTCGAAGGTGAAGTGCCTTTGATAGTTGATGTGTACGACCACAACGATAATAAGGTTGAGAAGATAATCTGGCTCAACATAGTGAGAACACCGGCAAGTAACGTTACACCTTACGTGGTACAGAGAAACACGACAGCTTATGCAACACAGTATGACCTTTACGCGTACACGAGAAGACAAGCAGTTCAATTCTATTCTGGACCAAAAGTCCCAGAGAATGTTAAGGGAATAGACGCATCGGGCAATGCATTTGAACTAGCAGGCGCACCAGATGACGATTCAAACCTCTGGATTGAAATCAGATGGAGGAGATGGTTCTCAACTTCTGGAGCTACAAAACCGAAAGCATACAGGGTTTACAGATCATTCGATGGCAAAAGCTGGACGCCGATAGCTACACTTCCAGAAACGTACTATTACTACAGAGACACCTCACCACTTCTTGAAGTTGGAAAGAAGACATGGTATGCAGTCTCGTCCGTTTACGATGGATTCGAATCAGATAAAACAGTTATTGGTCATATAACGCCGTTGCCACTTCTTAACATAGAAGTAGTGTCACCGACGAATGGCTCAACGAATGTTCCAAGGGATACAGTCTTCAAATGGAGATTCACAGGTTTAGAAGCATACGTACCCACTGATGATGAATTATCAACAACATCACTAACGTATACATATAGTATCTGGCTATACGATTACATCCAAAACGATGTGGCTTGGTATAGCTTGGGTTTAAAACCAAGTTCATTCTATCGATTCACAGCACCTGATCAAGAAGTTACGATTAAATTTAGTGATTATTATATAGTCAATAGAAATAATTCTGCACCATACTGGGTAGATTATGCATTACAAGATGCTTACGCATACGACAAGCTCCAGGCGAACAAGACCTACAACTGGACACTCAGACATGCATGGGCACAGAAGATTTACAATGGTTTGAGCTTGACGGATTCTAACCTGAAGTTTAAGACGATAGCCTATGCTATCCACGCGGATGACACAGGTGTGATCCTTGGTCCTAGTTTTGTTGTAAAACCGTCCGTGTTCTACACATTCACAACTGGAACGAATTGAGAAGGGGGGGATAGATGATGAGAAGACTGAGCAGTGTATTGTTGGTTGTTGCTTTAACGGTTGTTTTGCTCTTCGTTTTTGCATGTACGCCGCAGGTTAAGAATGGTTCAAACGTTGATAATAAACCAGCTGTAAATAAACCGATAAGCAAAGTAACGAATCAGCCAGTTCTCTTTGGCGAGCTCATTCCTGGCGAGTACTTCGAAGGAAAAGTGCTTGTTGGCTACGAAAACAGAGATGCAGCGCTCGAAGTAGTTAAGCTTTTGAATGGTAAGATAGTTGTAGACCTTCCACAGATTAAGATGATATCGGTAAAATTCAACGGTAAAGTCGCAGATGCGTATGCGAAGATTAAGGAAGCGAATATCAAAGGAATCAGGTACGTCGAACCGAGCTATAAGCGAGAACTCATTGAACCACTCCCAGTTAAGGGCGATATCGAAAAAGAATCGAATTTTGAGCCAAGAGTAACAAGCGCAACAAGTCCAAGGGGCAACGAAGAGTTCAGCAATCTCCTTTGGGGCGTTGAGGCAGTTGGCGCAACGGAGGTATGGAGCGAAGCTTCCGGTACAGATGTAATCGTTGCAGTTGTTGACAGTGGTGTCGACGGAACGCACCCTGACCTTGAAGGACAAGTAATAGAAGGTTACAGACCAGCATTTGATAAAGAACTTCCAGCTGGAACTGACTCGTCCTACGGTGGTGCGCATGGTACGCACGTTGCAGGAACGATCGCAGCGAAGAAAGACGGAAAAGGTATCGTCGGCGTAGCGCCGAATGCGAAGATAATGCCGATAGTAATATTCGATGATCCAGCACTTGTTGGCGGAAATGGATATGTCGGTGACGACTTCGTCGCAGCAGGTATCATCTGGGCTGTTGAAAATGGTGCAAAAGTCATGAACCACTCATGGGGTGGTTCTGGCTACAGCCACACTTTAAAGTACGCATTTGACTATGCTATGGACAACGGAGTTGTAATGGTTGCTTCCTCAGGTAATGATTACTCAAAAGTACAGCACAAATATCCTGGTGGTTATCCTGGTGTGATAAGGGTTGCGGCGATTGAGTACAACGGTGGACAATACAGAACAACTGGATTTTCAACAAAGGCTGATTCTGTCGTCATAGGTGGACCTGGTGTGAAGATACTCTCGACCGTTCCTCTTCCGGAAAGCCTTGGCTATGAAGGTGAAAGCGTCGTATCCGATGAAAACGAAGGTACATATGATTACTACGAAGGAACGTCAATGGCCGCACCGCATGTAACAGGTGTTGTTGTATTGCTGTTCCAAAAACATCCAAACGCAAAACCATGGCAGATAAGAAAGCTCATAGAGAGCACAGCGAAAGATATCGACAAACCAGGCTTTGACGAATACTCAGGATATGGTTTAGTGAACGTTAAGAGAGCATTTGCAAGTACACTGCCAACATCCGGCGGTGCAACGCTCGACATAGTCGTCACAGATGCATACGAAAGCTGGCGCGTTCCTTCCGTGTTCGTTACGCTCAAGAAGAAAATTGACGGTAGGTACTTTGCATACTACGCTAAGACGGACATCAACGGTATCGCTCACTTCCCAGCGATAGACACTGGCGAGTACGAAGTAATCATCGGTGGTCCGGATAGCTATGAAAGATGCGAGTCACCATACGGATTCATGGCTTACTACACTGCAATGAGAATGGAAGAAGAAAGGCAGATCAACGATACAATCAACTTGACGGCTGACGCAACGAAGACGTATAAATTCACCTCAGAGTTCAAAGTTAAGTTTGGCACGCCATACACTGGTGCTTCGCTTGTAGTGAAAAACCTCTTAACAGATGAAGTTGAAGAATTACCGTACAACACAAATGTGAAGAACCTATCGGAAAAGTCCGGATTGTTACAATTGTCAGTAAAATTGTCCGCACCTGCACCTGCTAATGCTACTCTCAACGGAACTGCTACGATAAACGGATACGATATTCCCGTGGTTGTTAACATAACAACAGGTGCGACGGAAGCGCTTGTAGTCGATTATTTAGGTGATTATTTTGGAACTATGTATTTAGTTCCTCCGATGCTTTGGTGGACAGTCTTCGGAAAGAACTAATAGCTAACATACGAAATTTCAACCCCGCGTCTGTTATAGACGCGGGGTTTTTTATGTAAAAAACCCCCACACCAAATCGGCGTGGGGGATAATGTTTTGTTCAATTACTCACAGGTATGGGGAGGGTGGGAACTATTTTTCATCACTCCATTGTTTTATTATTTCTTTGCGTTGTTACCTATTCTGAAATAGTTAAGGTTTTCATCGTGCTCTATTTTTTTGTACCTGTGCTCTGCTGCTTCAAACATTCTGCGGATTATCGCTTTTAAGTCGCTTTGAGAACCTATCTCTTCCACAACCTTTGCAAGTTCTCCTGTGAATTCGTATTTGAATTCCTTTTCGTCGAATTTTATCTCATCTGTGAATGACATCGGCACATCGGGATTGATTTTTCTGAGCAGTCTCAGGACATATTCGGCAAAGAATTCTTTCACGTCGCTCTTTCTTTTCGCCTCGGCAAGTTTTTCTCGGTACTCAGTCTCGAGCTCGTGCTCGTACTTGACGAAACTCAGCATCTTTTCCTTACTCTCCATATCCTTCCCCCCTAAGAGAAAGAGTTTTGGAAATATGAAATTATTAAAAAATCACCCAGTAGTAATTCTGTTTTTGCATTAATTTAGACACGCACTGGGTGAATTTCGTTCAATGATAACTCAATATCTGCCTAACATCGCTTAAATTCAATCATTTTTCATCTTTTTGTTTTTTACCGATGAGGTAGGCGTACCAGACAGCACCGAGGATTATGAGCAGTATGCTCACTACCTGCGCAGCCCTCAATCCGCCCGCCATGAGGCTGTCAATCCTTAGCGATTCTATCCAGAACCTTCCAAGCGAGTACATTATCAAATAGAGCGCCGTCGTTTCACCGTAGTATTTCTTCTTTTTTTCTATTACGAAATACAGAATGCAAAATACTGCGATGTTCCAAAGGCTTTCGTACAGAAATGTTGGATGGAAGAATCGTTCAACGTCATACCCCGGCATGCGCCTTTCAGGTGGGACGAACATGCCCCAGGGAAGTGTTGTTGGTCGTCCGTACGCTTCGTAGTTGAAGAAGTTCCCCCAGCGGCCTATGGCTTGGGCTAATGGCAGTACTGACGTGAACAAGTCCGTTGCTTGGAAGAACGAGAAGTACTTTTTGATTTTAGAATACACGAATATTGTTGCGAAGGCTGCGAAGATTCCGCCATGTATCGCAAGTCCGCCGTGCCAGATTTTCCAAATTTCAGAAGGGTATCTTGAATAGTAAGACCAGTTGAATG
The Fervidobacterium gondwanense DSM 13020 DNA segment above includes these coding regions:
- a CDS encoding tetratricopeptide repeat protein, translating into MRKRFLLLFSFLILVSTLIFAADSEQLNKLFYEGRRDRDGEKILSVIKTIEGTSGYDKDSRLLTILADAYLEYGLWGVDEKQKEKTYEKARAYAEMALKIDSKNGRASYIAGASIGRLAQYKGIIQSLFMLGDFDRFIDNAIKLLNENDEEQKLYKTFAYIASGMRYRDVPWPLYNYKKSEELLNAALKLTPNYSNIYLELGYLYLKTGDKTKAKEMFQKVVSMQPHPWLVKTHEEALKDATKELEKLK
- the fmt gene encoding methionyl-tRNA formyltransferase, which gives rise to MDSSKNGKDLRILFLGTPEFAAIHLEFLLKNGYNVVAVISQADKPRGRGQKLLPTPVKEIALKYNLPVFQPKNLTKEGMEIIEQFKPDIGIVVAYGRLLKKPFLDAIPFYNIHTSLLPKYRGAAPMQRCLENGENVTGVTIFKISEGMDDGDIALQSAFEVGECETLGELYEKMTIYGTKLLDEFLKNYPVPLTPQDHSQATYASKIEKEDLYVDFSKSAEQVRNKIRSYDPVPGAKAVINGVEVKLYGACGTEKDIKTAEIGEIINISKELGGLIKCGENALWVKCIQFPGKSRITFADARNGGMIKEGMLFQRTVKFAKDGTRE
- a CDS encoding Ig-like domain repeat protein, whose amino-acid sequence is MKKAVFLTTFVVLLLILTLSGCDTVANLFNKPPVWSSIPDQIVLKGQSVTVDLKQYVSDPDNNLDQIVLKTTGKGSISNGVYTWTPTEVGTYEIEVEAVDKAGAKASKVFKVIVQPSGPVWSSIPDQTILKGQTVTVDLKEYVSDPDNNIEQIVLKTTGKGSISNGVYTWTPTEAGEYDIEVEAIDEAGDKASIVFKVIVQESGTLVVNISQYNSGPVVEGARVEVKDSAGNLRGVGYSDSKGIARVLFRADEEKEYLNVFISKEGHARTSILGMRLLRDQEVELTTTLRKATAAQTATEIPIEVDVKLYTDATKAVEIDPATDITLNSIYVSVVATPVEFGGGINIIYAKVGGVPGTSYFTAPRLYVGVWNELEGSLSVLEFEGEVPLIVDVYDHNDNKVEKIIWLNIVRTPASNVTPYVVQRNTTAYATQYDLYAYTRRQAVQFYSGPKVPENVKGIDASGNAFELAGAPDDDSNLWIEIRWRRWFSTSGATKPKAYRVYRSFDGKSWTPIATLPETYYYYRDTSPLLEVGKKTWYAVSSVYDGFESDKTVIGHITPLPLLNIEVVSPTNGSTNVPRDTVFKWRFTGLEAYVPTDDELSTTSLTYTYSIWLYDYIQNDVAWYSLGLKPSSFYRFTAPDQEVTIKFSDYYIVNRNNSAPYWVDYALQDAYAYDKLQANKTYNWTLRHAWAQKIYNGLSLTDSNLKFKTIAYAIHADDTGVILGPSFVVKPSVFYTFTTGTN
- a CDS encoding S8 family serine peptidase; amino-acid sequence: MRRLSSVLLVVALTVVLLFVFACTPQVKNGSNVDNKPAVNKPISKVTNQPVLFGELIPGEYFEGKVLVGYENRDAALEVVKLLNGKIVVDLPQIKMISVKFNGKVADAYAKIKEANIKGIRYVEPSYKRELIEPLPVKGDIEKESNFEPRVTSATSPRGNEEFSNLLWGVEAVGATEVWSEASGTDVIVAVVDSGVDGTHPDLEGQVIEGYRPAFDKELPAGTDSSYGGAHGTHVAGTIAAKKDGKGIVGVAPNAKIMPIVIFDDPALVGGNGYVGDDFVAAGIIWAVENGAKVMNHSWGGSGYSHTLKYAFDYAMDNGVVMVASSGNDYSKVQHKYPGGYPGVIRVAAIEYNGGQYRTTGFSTKADSVVIGGPGVKILSTVPLPESLGYEGESVVSDENEGTYDYYEGTSMAAPHVTGVVVLLFQKHPNAKPWQIRKLIESTAKDIDKPGFDEYSGYGLVNVKRAFASTLPTSGGATLDIVVTDAYESWRVPSVFVTLKKKIDGRYFAYYAKTDINGIAHFPAIDTGEYEVIIGGPDSYERCESPYGFMAYYTAMRMEEERQINDTINLTADATKTYKFTSEFKVKFGTPYTGASLVVKNLLTDEVEELPYNTNVKNLSEKSGLLQLSVKLSAPAPANATLNGTATINGYDIPVVVNITTGATEALVVDYLGDYFGTMYLVPPMLWWTVFGKN
- the lgt gene encoding prolipoprotein diacylglyceryl transferase; the encoded protein is MEKTFAKSARKKLIATTVLLIASVFIFFFLKEVFAGNIIVRDYIFKIGRFQLRWYSVCIASGVLIGYFLGRRRLRDSSLKLPYALKPEDLDEGLFWGIIFGILGARTYYVAFNWSYYSRYPSEIWKIWHGGLAIHGGIFAAFATIFVYSKIKKYFSFFQATDLFTSVLPLAQAIGRWGNFFNYEAYGRPTTLPWGMFVPPERRMPGYDVERFFHPTFLYESLWNIAVFCILYFVIEKKKKYYGETTALYLIMYSLGRFWIESLRIDSLMAGGLRAAQVVSILLIILGAVWYAYLIGKKQKDEK